The Nymphaea colorata isolate Beijing-Zhang1983 chromosome 7, ASM883128v2, whole genome shotgun sequence DNA window aaaaaggtgatggtCACATTCGTTATCTAGTATGGGTTCacacctttttatttttatttttctctcagcGCTCCATCTGTTTGAGATGAATGACCCTGActagatggttgggtgactttGAATAGCCAACCTCAttattcacacacatatatataaagtaagagagagagaggccgaTAGgaacaaggagagagagagacaagagaaacagagagattGCCATCTTCATTAAGCAGTCCACAAGGagtgaatgagagagagagggagaggggcaTGCCAAGGAAGAGTGCCATGAAGGGAGAGCACCAtcaagagagaggagagagaagaggttTGTTGTTCCATAAAAGATGTCGATTCTCGCTGTCTACGACTGCATTTAAATACAtgcgcatgcacacacacacataagagagaaaaaggggggTGCACAAAACCAAAGAATATGATCTCAGTTGAGGCGTTGCATGAACACATCCTGTTCGTGGGGCTTGTTAGTTTCTCACCTCAAGAACATTGAATATTATTATGGTCATTTCGTTACAACTCTCATGATAATAGTTTGCCTAAGCAATAAATACTATACGAAGATCTCTAAATCATTTAATGCTGAGTACTTGGAgttgtttcttttgaaagagAGGTACAAATTAAAGAAAGTAAATTTGTTACATAATACTTCTTTGAGGTGGGAGGGGCTCCCATATGACGGGATGAatacaatttttgaaatttttttacgAGGGTgcctatttttcaaaagttttattgGGGGCAAACTCACATTGAATCATAACGGCTGACTTCTATTTTTTACTCTTATCTCTTGGTAATATTTGTATAAAACTACATcgtaatttttgaaaaaattaatgggtacattttaatttttcaaaatgtgagGGTGAGGGAGGAGGAGATATGGCCCCTACTGCTCCCCTAGCTCCGCTGTGGTCTACAGTCATTTCTTCTGCCTGGTGAGTACTAAACCTCCTAATAAATTGAAGATCATAAGCAATGTCTAGAAAGGCACTTTATCATCTTTCTTTGAATGAAGAACTTTAGAAATGACAAtagattggattcaaatgaaTGTAATTATTACCATATTAAATCATGTGAATATTGATTAATTTAATTGGGAATGTAGTTGAGATGCAAACATAGAAATAGTCCTAAGAATTTTCCCACATCGAATTCAATTCAGGTGAGCGATCCTCCCACCCAAGCCAATTTCATTTGAGACTGGCTCGAGAACAGCTTTATTAGTTAGTTTTTAGGATCATGGGCAGCCTGAGGATAAGTTTAGGTTTCTTCGGGTTTTGCTCTAATGTTTACTTACTTAGAGGAAACTGCTTTTAGCCTAAAACTTCTAAACCCAAAATGTTATTATACATGAAAGATATTGGTTTTAACACCAACTTTGCTACAGCTAAATCtctagaattttagaatcaaaatgctcacttttttaaaaaataaaaatagagtTATCAAACAAATGAGGTATTTTGtttgctaaattaaaaaaattaaaaccttaaatTTTGAGAGAAATTATAATTCTACAATTTCTATTCTTAGAACCAAAATTTCATATCATCAAACACTCACTAATGGATTGCCAGCTTCTTGCCAATAGGGGATGGAGATCTGGATCTCGGTCTAACTGTGGGTGGGGAATGGTTGTTCCCAATCAGGCTCTTCACCAAATTCACCGAGTTTCGACGAGTCTCTGACTGGACAGATCCCCAAACACGCCCCTGAACGCGTTGGAACGAGGAGGGGAAGAAGGAGTTGGCTGCTTCTGGACAGAAGGAGGAGGCTTGCGGAATCTTAACTCAGTGGAAGGTAGCAGACGCACAAGAAATTGGGTAATCTCAATCCTGtgggaagaagaggagggaagaagaataagaagaaactGGGGAGTTCTTAAGTAAGAAAAGTACGGGTCTTGATTCAAAGAGgaggagaacaagaagaaggatTGAGGAATCCTAATGGAGGCTAGTGGATTAGAGAGATGGAAAGCGGCGATAGTGAATTTAACAGAAATGGAGACGACCCTCGGTTCTCTTCAGAAGATGCTGGTCAAGAAGGCGGTTTTCGTCGACGACGAATCTTTCTCTCAGGCGACGCTCGTCTCCGATCAGGCTCGGACAATCAAGGTAAAACTAACCACTTGTAAGCTAAGAATTAGCCTAATCTTCTTTCTGTTTCCTTGGCTTTTTACTTGCTTCTAAAgcaaatttgttgaaaattatgCCTATACAATAGATTAGAAAATGCAATGATCAAGGAAGTCACCGAATCTCTCGGTTGAGATGTGAGTAGCGTATGAATTGTGTGCCACCGTAGGTTGCTGCGGGAATGGTCCTCAAATATGGCCCTACTTTATGCCCCAAAATCTGAGGTGCGGATGATCTGTTAAGTTCATGAGTTTAGGTTTCCATTCTATggcgtgtttttttttctttttttttttcctacaacCACAATGCGTTGGGAATTGACAAAATTAAGATGTATGACTTCTGAAATTCAGGGTGAGAAGACGAATTTCTGAATTTTAGGTATCTGATAATTGATCCTAGGAAGCTAAACCACGTTTAGTTTGATGGACGTCTCTCGTGGCAAAATGGCAATACAAGTTTTTTGTTCTCTCCTCTTTGTTCCTAGCCTTACAACACTGCTATCTGTGATTGATTGCTTTCACTCCGGGTTTGTTCGTCAAAGAGTGTCGCTTTGCTGAATCTTCTCACATGCTCTCTGTTAGTGTTTCATATCAATGTCGCTCAGCTTCTAAACTGTGGAAGCAAAATCCTTAAGTTCTTGGATTGATGCCCATTTGAATTTCATGGTGATTAGTACGGTCTTTATAGTTCAGTGCATCAAAATTGGTCAAGAAATCGTGCACATATTTGAGATTATGACATGGCAACCTGGAAGGTACGCCAGAGATATACtaaaaatttgtgttttctaGTGAAAATACTGTGAAACAATTTCAAGATTGGAGTTATCATTGAATCATAAGGATGTCTTGAGGCGTTCTTGAAGTGATGATATCTCTGTGCTAGTTCCGTCTCTGTGTCTGTCTGTTCTGCCTCTGTGTAGTACAATTCATATGGGAAGAAGTTGTTACTTGCAGGCCCTTGAGCAGAGAGTAGAAACATTGGAGCGGGAACTGGATGCTGCAATAACAGCAGCCGCACGTGCTCGTGCAGAGAAGCGGCAGGCTGAAGCAGGCCAGCGAGCGGCTGAGTTACATGCACAGGAACTATCGAAAGAGCTCGAGAATACAACAAGTATGCCTTATATATACAATTACGATAATCTGTCACACATACATAAAAATCAGTTTATCAGGAAGCTAAGGATGCATCTTGAATATGCAGCATTACTATGATCTTCTGAATTGCATTGAGAAATGATAAATAATTGCATCATTTGTTGTCTCTAACCAATTTATTCAGGCTTATCTCTTATTATTGGAAATTGACTGTGCTAAACGATATCCTTAAATCGCATTTTTCTAAAGCAAATTGCAACATTTATTTTGGATCATGCTTGCTAACAGCTGCAGAGTATCCACACATATTGGAGAAATCTTGGCCTTATCAACAATTTCAATGTTCCAAACAATTGTTGACCTGtagaatttctccattttgGATGTGGTCCTTTCCCTCTGAGAACAGAAAGCAGTCAATAGACCAAGAAAACTTGTAAGAGTAGCcatgataatttttttggttcaaCACATTTTCAGTTGAAAGTTAGGTAGTTTTCTGCATAAAACAATGTAGTTTACAACTAATCTCTTATGTACCCTATGATGGACTTGGCTAGGAACCCTTTAAGAAGCTGTTATGATGCACAGAAATACCACAGATATGCTCTTTTTGTTGGTCCCTCTGTTATGCTTGTGGATTGTGCCTTTGAATTCTAAGTGTCTTTTCTTACTCTTTGTTGAACCAAGCGGTGCCTTTGAATTCCTTTAGCACTTTCATTTGTGCAGCGAAAGGTTCTGTTAGGGTCTTGGATTTGTCACTCCTTATAGTTCTTTGTGTTAATGTTCCACTGACATGACTGCAGAACATTTTATGGGTTAATCCTTTCATCCCTAAAATCAGAAATGTCGTTTACACAATACTCTgtgacaaatatcatttttgggttttaaatggtgagatttttctagagtataatacggtaaagttCAAAAACTAGAGAAAATTTCAGCAAATTAtgaaaaagatttaaaaaaaaaacttagttttttcAACTGACATATTTTTGACGTATaaaatggtttttctttttgaaaaaagcaggtttttgtgacaatgcttttaCATTACTATCATTGTCTTCAAGACTGGTTGTTCAGTGTCATAGTGTTTGGAATTTGGATATTTCCCCTTTAACGTGTCTTTCCTATCTTGATAGTGAAAGAAGTTTTACAGGTTACACTAGGTGATGCTATGGTAGCTTAcatgatttctctctctctctctctctctctctctctctctctctctctcacgcacacacacacacacacacacacatatatatatatatgtgtatatatatatatatgtatatatactgcTCCTCACACTAATATATGTCCTTTCTTTTGGTCTGAAGAGGTGTTTGAACTTCACATGGAAGAGCTGAGGGCCAAGCAAGAGGTGATTGCAAGGAAAGATGAAGAGATCAAAGTTTTGGAAGCTATAATTCAAACATTAAGTGGAAAAGTATCTGTATCTGATGCCTGATTAAAGGCCCTGGAAAAGCCATTGTGAAGCTACAGTATCATAGTCCTGATTCTACTTCCCTAGAAAAGGTTCTAGTTTTGCATAACTGGCCTTCTTGCACTTTGAATATGGGAAGAGTGTTATTTTTGGTGATTCGATGCTATCAATCTCGTGCCTATTAGCGTGTACCAGCCGATACACATTAAATTGGATACTCTACAGTGCCCGACACGTGGGTCTCAAAGTGTTGGCCATTGCAGGGCCGAGTCAAGCCATATCAGCCTCGTGTTGATGATATTTGAATAAAACGATATTTGTGCTTGTGTTTATTGCGCAGTATAGCATATCATTCAAGTACGGATACCCAATATGTATGACATTGAGATGAAGTACTACTGTTCACTGTTCAATTGGCAAAGCTGGCATAAACAAAAACAAGCGAACTgcagaagaaaaagtaaaaaaaaaatagttaggCATGGTTGAATTACGCATGTTTATATATAGCTAAAAAACTCAGTTTTTGCCAGAtcgttttttccttttttttcctttataggCTTTTGCCAGGCATGGTTGTGAAGCGGTTGTCGCAAACCAGTAATTATTTATTACCTTAAGTATTCATTCTTGCACTTCGAACTCGAACCACTTAAACCAACCTTCTAGCCATGTGTGAGTTAACCCTTCTTAATTTATCACGGCATAGGTCTCATTTTGAACAATATTTTCATCTAACAAGGGAAGTCAAATCCAACTGATCTTCAATGCTACGTTGTATTAGTATTGTTCACGAGTAAAACCAAGTGCTTTCCTAGTTGAAGACAACTACTTCAGAAGGATCTACCTCCATACCGATTCTCCAGATAAAGCTGATGGTATTTCAACATATAAACATATTACGGTATTGCACCCACAAACTTTAAGTAGGAAGGGGATAGAAATTCCATGGGGTTAGACATAGATGCCACATGATGTTTCTGAATCTCTGGAATTCAGCCGTCGAACATTTAGACTTTCTAAGCGCTGTAACAATATGACAATATAAGTGCCTCTCAATCAAATTGCAGGGGAAGTTAGCAGTTCCTCAGAGATCACCATCAGACACAAATTGTAGTTCATTAGGTGCTCTTCTCTGGCAGGATTAAGCAGACAACAAGAGCGAAATCAAATTGAaacaaacttcttttttttttttttttgctgtgaaGCAAATGCAGCCATGAGCCTCAGTTGCTGCCGTCACCAAAAAGATACCCAAGAGAAGATCCACCTCCAGGAGCTGCATGGACCTTTGTGGTAGGTCGATCCTAGAGATTCATAAAAAGTGTGTACCAGTTAGTGCTTCATTGAAGGAATCAGGGATGCAGTGAAAATTGATttgttcattaaaaaaaaaaaaaaaaaaacccctcCAAGAGACAGTAGGGAAGCAGGCCTATGAAACGTTGCATTACGTTCCCGTCACAGAATGATGTcccaaaataagaaaatgtaGGGTCATCATCAGCAATTACGGACAAGATTATCTATTGTAGGGAAGTTAGAGAGCATTAaataccaaaatcaattttaaacaTTAGAGAGCATTAAATACCAAAATCAATCTTAAACAGAAGCTATGGCGATTGAATTTTTAATGACAGCAAGACATCTTGCAGCCGAGGATCAAGATTGTGAAAGTGAAAGACATACTGTAAGAAAGTTTCCACTGTTCTGGCCATCTGCTCGGAAATAGTTATTGGAAGCATTTGAATGGATTCCAGCAGGGATCTGCTTGCCATCAGCTTGTGGGGCAGAAGCAGTTGGCTTTGGGGTGGGTCCATCACTTGCAATGACGGTGGGATTTGGCGCAGGTGGATTATGGCTGGTCGCTGCAGGCTTGGGGGCTTCACCACCACCAAATAGGTAACCAAGTGAACTCTGTCCACCTCCACTGCTGACTCCGCGACCCATCTTCCCTAAATATTATGGAGACTATGGGCCTGAAAAGGTCTctctaaacagttatcaatttatttgagaagaacaaaatgaaaaaaatatacagaTTTCAAATAACAATAAATTCATGAGTTAAATGACGATAGAAAttagaaagatataaatgacAAAGATAGTTCTGAAGTGCAAGTCTTTTTCTCCTCTACCTATCCAATTTCCTGTTCACTTGATCTTCTGAATCCATTTACAACCATACAAGGTTTGGAAGCTTACAAAAACAAGTTTGCACTTGAGATAACCCAACTACAAGCAACTCCTAGCCCGTTAAAAGATTGAAATGAGCACAGCATCTTGGTTAATGAAATCTATAAATTTTTATTGTAAATAACCCAACTACAAGCAACTCCTATTTGGTTTGCTCAAAATGTTTACCAGGCACACTACAGATTGTCTCACAATGCACAATCAAATTCAGTGGGGATGCCAGTGCAAGGTTGTAGTCCTATATTCTGACCTTACTGTCACAATCCATATACACATCTCTATGTAAAGTAAACctatacaaaaacaataaaatcaaGTATACATTAAATCTTTAGGTACAGTCCGAATGTGATTGTAGGTTgcaatctaagtcacatgggtacgggtacaaaAACTTTGGAAAATGTGAGTACAGGGTATGGtaggatatatatgtatatatgcaaaataatgtaaaaaatcaaaatgaagcaACAATAAATacacaagtgatataaataataACATTACATGCTAATGAACATTAACTCcaaaaaacagaatgaaaactgagttggaaaaaaataaatcaagcaaaattaagtagttttgatcaatttcaatctaaaaagtacccaagtgtgtccaagtacccattttgggtatgAGTACAGCGACACGACTACGTGGACCTTACTTTAGTGTCCATGTGTTGTGATCCTTAAGATCACGCAGTCAAAGGCAACCCTAAACAGAGGCAGACATGCTCTCTTTTTGCCTTTCTTAGTTTTTAAGGCAGCAAGATAATAAAATGCAAGTCTTATCTGCTAATTAACAATTTTAGGAATTCAAGCACATGTCAATTCACCTCAGAGTTTCATTCACACCCACAGACACGGATTGACACCTACTGACCTAGTTGCATATACTCACATATACACAAAGGTGCATGCTTGCTACATTTGCCTAAGCGTCATTGAATTAacacatgaacaaaaaaataaacataactGAATGAGCTATAGAGGCACATACAATCACAGGTACCAAGCAAATCAAAATGTGAACACTTCCAATTGGGGCAAAAACAATGTACCTTGTTTTACAATGCCAAGTACAAAGTCATGAACTCACAAGGGAAATAGCTTGAAGCAAGCTATTTACATAAAGAACTGACTACAATAAATACAATCCAGTGCAAGTAAAGACAACCATTTGCAAACTTTGTTTAGCTGCAACCACAAAGTATGAGCTTGCAGCAGAAAGCCCAACGGAAACCTCCCAAACACAATATGTGCATTTTCATTGTTCTGTCCTAACATACAAGAAGAAACTCTTTTACTTTAATTGGTTCAAAAACAGTAGATGTTGCCTGTAATTTGCAAAGGCTTTTTCAACCCATAAATTCATGAACCTTAATACTCGTTCTTTCAAAATAACCTTTAAGTTCTTCCTTGTCTTGATGCCAATTGTGGATAGATAATTTCAtggcaataaaatattcaatgGAGGTTTGAACCAAAGTCCATCTAGAAATTCATAGAACAGATAACCTGTAGTGGAACTGtctcaagaaagaaagaaacattacCGCATTATTTAAAGGTTGTATTGCTCAGAAATGGGCCTTTTTCTGCATACATAGATCTACTCATATATAACTATGTGATTATAAGCTAAATAGCTCATCACTATAACTGCATCGATGGAGAATACTGACAAAGTACTAAACTTATCATATGGAATCACGTTGGAGATCCGGCAGATTCCACAACAACAGATTGTGGAGTTTTTGCATCTGCCATGCATATATAGAATTTATTCTATAACCAAACATACCTGTGTGCCCCGCCCCGCaccccccccacccccacccccccaaACAAAAGTCAAACAAATTAGCATCTGGGAGTAAATACCAAAGCACAACATTCAAGAATCCTGAAGGTTTATGTGGTTAACTTATTCACTAAAATCACACTTCTTGGTGATATCAGAGCAATCTCCATTTCTTAATCGGAGCCTTAGAGggcaaacaaagaaaagggcTACTTGTAGTGGAGCAAGAGCTGCCAAAGGTTGAAAGAAGCTTTCTGGAATTAGCACCAGGATGAGAGTCATCCTAGTGTGGCAACTAAGGGCATCGGTTTAATTACGATGAATGATGTTATAATAGAATCTTGGTGGTTTATGCGTGTAATTTAGAGCACAAAAATCACCCCAGGGCGTTTTGGTATATCAGTTAAGTACCAAACGTAAGAGCAGGTTGAACTTCAAGCAATGTCATCTTGGGGCACTCGGCAACAAAAGTCCTCCGTCAGGGTTGACAATGTTCTCTCATTGGTATGCTGCCATCTCTAGCGGACTAGATCTTTTGGTCCAACTTGATGGGTGGCATGCACAGGTGTTGACTTGATCTCAAATCGCCACTAAATTATGAGACACGACACAAAAAACATGTGaaagaaaaacccaacaaaCAATCATCATGCGTAAAGGACTAGCAAGTGTACAAATATTTTCGGTCACCTTAGAAAAGCTAACTGAGGGTGAATTTCCTCCAGAATGAGGATAGGTAAATTTAAGGGTAATCTCATTCTAAATTTTTTGGTTTCTCAGTAATATTTCGTCCCAGAATATCCTTTCCCCAAGAAAGAAATCATACAAGACTTGATAACCACAGTTGATGAATTTAAACCGTGAAATATTTTCCCAGAGTCTACGTAtatatttgaagtttgaacagaCCAACTTATCATCATCCACTAACTGTTTCCTTCAACATTTATAATTTCAGAAACTGAGAAACTAATGGGTCGGTTACACACTTTTACATGGAGAAGCTCTCGCCAATGGATTTACAAATCTCATAAGCAATAacgagaaaaataataataatgatgatgatgatgataacgACGACGATAATATGACGactatataaataaaattgGCATTCTTCTGAAGTTCACAGAAGTTTCAAGAGAAAGCAGATTAACATTCTTATACGATGAGATCAGATATGTAAAGCCCATTAATGATCAACTGCTGCGCGTAAATAAaaatagagggaaaaaaatgaaaagagacgaaaaggaaaacaatgtaGTACGCTTAGCACGTTCACGCAAATCGTTCTAGTTGGAAATAACATGCAGACAATCACAGAAACAGACACCATCTACATAAATCCAATCATAACCATTCATAAAGTATATCACGACAGCGACGACAAACACAAGCATCAAGGGAccaggaaaacaacaaaaaatttcgaATCCTGCATCTGAATCCGCACAAGAAAGCACAGATCCACCCGTAGG harbors:
- the LOC116257078 gene encoding uncharacterized protein LOC116257078, which encodes MEASGLERWKAAIVNLTEMETTLGSLQKMLVKKAVFVDDESFSQATLVSDQARTIKALEQRVETLERELDAAITAAARARAEKRQAEAGQRAAELHAQELSKELENTTKVFELHMEELRAKQEVIARKDEEIKVLEAIIQTLSGKVSVSDA
- the LOC116258099 gene encoding protein SPIRAL1-like 1; its protein translation is MGRGVSSGGGQSSLGYLFGGGEAPKPAATSHNPPAPNPTVIASDGPTPKPTASAPQADGKQIPAGIHSNASNNYFRADGQNSGNFLTDRPTTKVHAAPGGGSSLGYLFGDGSN